The proteins below are encoded in one region of Clostridium estertheticum:
- a CDS encoding DUF378 domain-containing protein, producing MYKLNNIDKLSFILVLVGALNWGLLGLLNFNLVSAIFGAIPFLARFIYILVGLSAVNIIVFIFRSKKA from the coding sequence ATGTATAAGCTTAATAATATAGACAAACTATCATTTATATTAGTATTGGTCGGCGCATTAAACTGGGGACTTTTGGGGTTATTAAATTTTAATCTAGTTAGCGCAATCTTTGGAGCTATTCCATTTCTTGCTAGATTTATATACATCTTAGTAGGATTATCTGCTGTTAATATTATCGTGTTTATATTCAGAAGTAAAAAAGCGTAA
- a CDS encoding ABC transporter ATP-binding protein yields MKKLKYSIRKISPFLKPYRKPFIAAILFIVIAAIFTTIAPRIEGLITTSLAKDVMNIAKGTNGTFVNFNYILRVLVILAFIYVFGALSTYLASLLLANAIQNTMKDLRNAVQGKIRKLPISYFDKNSYGNVLSRITNDIDTISNALQQSFSQVINTILALTLASVMMFTINIKLALLVILIVPISYFISKFIVSKSQNLFNKQQNVLGKLNGKVQEIYTGFNEIKLYGKQEDAIKDFENINEELFNTGFKAQFISSIMSPLVSLVTYLAVAVIGIFGAIYVISGIMTVGNLQAFMRYIWQINQPISEVTQLSSAIQSAFAAIERVFEILDEKEETPDKVDFIKLENPRGNVTFEHVKFGYNKEEVLIEDLNAEIKSGQMVAIVGPTGAGKTTLVNLLMRFYDIQGGSIKIDGVDTRDMKREDLRSIFGMVLQDTWLYNGTIHDNIEYGRFGASNEEIIEAAKIANVHHFIKTLPDGYGMFLNEEASNISQGEKQLLTIARAIISNPAILILDEATSSVDTRLEILLQKAMRNIMKGRTSFVIAHRLSTIRNADLILVIDQGNIIEQGTHNELMKRSGFYEKLYNSQFGSQVAN; encoded by the coding sequence ATGAAAAAGTTAAAGTATTCTATAAGAAAAATTTCTCCCTTCTTAAAACCATATAGGAAACCATTTATTGCTGCAATTTTATTTATAGTAATCGCTGCAATTTTCACTACTATTGCTCCAAGAATAGAAGGATTAATTACAACTAGTCTTGCCAAAGATGTTATGAATATAGCGAAAGGTACAAATGGAACTTTCGTTAATTTTAATTATATTTTAAGGGTCTTAGTAATATTAGCTTTTATCTATGTATTTGGAGCATTATCCACTTATTTAGCAAGTTTATTATTGGCTAATGCTATTCAAAATACTATGAAAGATTTAAGAAATGCCGTTCAAGGTAAAATCAGAAAATTACCTATAAGTTATTTTGATAAAAATAGCTATGGTAATGTACTGAGCCGTATAACAAATGATATAGATACTATTTCTAATGCACTGCAACAGAGTTTTAGTCAAGTTATAAATACAATATTGGCACTAACTTTAGCCAGTGTTATGATGTTTACAATTAATATAAAACTTGCGCTGTTAGTTATACTTATAGTGCCAATAAGTTATTTTATATCAAAATTTATAGTTAGTAAATCCCAAAACCTATTTAATAAACAGCAAAATGTTTTGGGGAAATTGAACGGTAAGGTGCAAGAAATATATACTGGTTTTAATGAAATAAAATTATATGGAAAGCAAGAAGATGCTATAAAAGATTTTGAAAATATTAATGAAGAACTTTTTAATACTGGATTCAAGGCACAATTCATATCAAGTATAATGTCTCCCCTAGTTTCGTTAGTAACTTATTTGGCAGTTGCAGTCATTGGAATTTTTGGTGCGATATATGTTATAAGTGGGATAATGACAGTTGGTAATCTTCAAGCTTTTATGCGTTATATTTGGCAAATAAATCAACCAATTTCTGAGGTGACACAATTATCTTCTGCAATACAATCAGCCTTTGCAGCAATTGAACGTGTATTTGAAATATTAGATGAAAAGGAAGAGACTCCAGATAAAGTAGATTTTATAAAACTTGAGAATCCACGTGGCAATGTAACTTTTGAGCATGTGAAATTTGGATATAATAAAGAAGAGGTTCTAATTGAAGACTTAAATGCAGAGATAAAAAGTGGTCAGATGGTTGCTATAGTTGGTCCAACAGGAGCAGGTAAAACCACATTAGTGAATTTATTAATGAGATTTTACGATATTCAAGGTGGATCTATAAAAATAGATGGAGTTGATACTAGAGATATGAAACGTGAAGATTTACGTTCTATATTCGGTATGGTTCTTCAGGATACTTGGTTATATAATGGAACAATTCATGATAATATTGAGTATGGTAGATTTGGAGCTAGCAATGAAGAAATTATTGAAGCAGCTAAAATAGCTAACGTACATCACTTTATTAAGACCCTTCCAGATGGATACGGCATGTTCCTAAATGAAGAAGCTTCTAACATATCCCAAGGAGAAAAACAACTTTTGACTATAGCAAGAGCTATAATATCAAATCCAGCAATATTAATATTAGATGAAGCAACTAGTTCAGTTGACACTAGATTAGAAATATTACTTCAGAAAGCTATGAGGAATATAATGAAAGGAAGAACTAGCTTTGTTATTGCACATAGACTTTCAACTATTCGTAATGCAGATTTAATATTGGTTATAGATCAAGGAAATATTATAGAACAAGGAACCCATAATGAGTTAATGAAAAGGAGTGGTTTCTATGAAAAACTCTATAATAGTCAGTTTGGGAGTCAGGTAGCAAATTAA
- a CDS encoding IS1182 family transposase: MLKGQLEIKINTYHSLYSLIIPKDNILKQINDLVDFSFVYDELIINYSSSMGRGAINPIMLFKYLLLKVIYELSDEDVVERTLYDMSFKYFLNLAPEETNLINSSTLTKFRKLRLKDMNLLDLLINKTVELAIKEGVLKSKAIIVDATHTKSRYNQKSAGEELLKRAKNLRKTLYGVHPEIKEDLPNKVTNGVLEDILEYCKLLIDSINKNPEIVANPTVKTKLNYLTEAFNDDIENLKLSKDEDAKVGHKTEDSSFFGYKSHLAMSEERLITAAVITTGEKSDGKELIALIEKSREAGIDVNEVIGDTAYSEKKNLEYAKENKIALISKLNPVISQGMRKKEDEFEFNKDAGLFVCPAGHMAIKKAKQGKKNVGKNQVLTYYFNVEKCKNCVHKDGCYKEGAKSKTYSVSIKSNTHKDQIEFEKSEYFKKRARERYMIEAKNSELKHQHGYDVAISSGLISMQMQGALSIFTVNLKRIIKLKSMK; this comes from the coding sequence ATGCTAAAAGGACAATTGGAAATAAAAATAAATACATACCATAGCTTATATTCGTTAATTATTCCGAAAGATAACATTTTAAAGCAAATTAATGACCTTGTTGACTTTTCATTTGTTTATGACGAATTGATTATTAACTATAGTTCATCTATGGGTAGAGGTGCTATTAACCCTATAATGCTATTTAAATATTTGCTTTTGAAAGTAATATATGAATTGTCTGATGAAGATGTTGTTGAAAGAACTCTTTATGATATGTCATTTAAATATTTTCTGAATTTAGCCCCAGAAGAAACAAATTTAATAAACTCAAGTACATTAACTAAATTTAGAAAGCTTCGCCTTAAAGACATGAATTTATTAGATTTATTAATAAACAAGACTGTAGAACTTGCTATAAAAGAGGGAGTTTTAAAAAGCAAAGCAATAATAGTTGATGCTACGCATACCAAGTCACGTTATAACCAAAAATCAGCAGGAGAAGAATTATTGAAACGTGCAAAAAATTTAAGAAAAACATTGTACGGAGTACATCCTGAGATAAAAGAAGATTTGCCGAATAAAGTTACAAATGGAGTACTTGAAGATATTCTTGAGTACTGCAAATTATTAATTGATAGCATAAACAAGAATCCAGAAATTGTAGCAAATCCAACTGTGAAAACTAAATTAAACTACTTAACCGAAGCTTTTAATGATGACATAGAAAACCTAAAACTATCAAAAGATGAGGATGCAAAAGTGGGGCATAAGACTGAGGATAGTTCTTTTTTTGGATATAAATCACACCTTGCTATGAGTGAAGAACGTTTAATTACAGCAGCTGTTATTACAACTGGCGAAAAAAGTGATGGAAAGGAGCTCATAGCCTTAATAGAAAAAAGCCGTGAGGCTGGTATAGATGTTAATGAAGTAATTGGAGATACAGCTTATTCTGAAAAGAAAAATCTAGAATATGCAAAAGAAAATAAAATTGCATTAATTTCAAAACTAAATCCTGTAATTTCACAAGGAATGCGAAAAAAAGAAGATGAATTTGAGTTTAATAAAGATGCTGGTTTATTTGTATGTCCGGCAGGTCATATGGCTATTAAAAAAGCAAAACAGGGAAAGAAGAATGTTGGTAAAAATCAAGTGTTAACTTACTATTTTAATGTAGAAAAGTGTAAAAATTGTGTTCATAAAGATGGGTGTTATAAAGAAGGCGCTAAATCTAAAACTTATTCAGTTTCAATAAAGTCAAATACCCACAAAGATCAAATAGAGTTCGAAAAAAGTGAATATTTTAAAAAACGTGCTAGGGAGCGTTATATGATAGAGGCTAAAAATAGTGAACTTAAGCACCAACATGGCTATGATGTAGCAATATCGTCAGGCTTAATTAGCATGCAAATGCAAGGTGCATTATCAATCTTCACTGTGAATCTAAAGAGAATAATTAAGTTGAAAAGCATGAAATAG
- the purB gene encoding adenylosuccinate lyase, with protein sequence MRNTYNTPLNSRYASKEMSFLFSDDMKFKTWRKLWVALAEGEKLLGLNITQDQIDELKANVDNVNYEVAEEKEKEIRHDVMSHVYAYGVQCPTAKGIIHLGATSCYVGDNTDLIIMKKALLLIKKKLVNVISKSSTFALKYKDIPTLGYTHLQPAQLTTVGKRATLWIQDLVMDLENLDFVIDNIKLLGVKGTTGTQASFMNLFENDEKKVKDLDKYVANKMGFVDTYPVTGQTYSRKVDSIILNTLSEIAQSAYKFSNDLRILQSMKEVEEPFEKKQIGSSAMAYKRNPMRSERISSLARYIIVDSLNPAITAATQWFERTLDDSANKRISVAEAFLALDGVLNLYMNIAGNMVVYEKVITSHVNHELPFMATENILMEAVKKGGDRQDLHEHIRVHSMDAAKRVKEEGLNNDLIERIINDPIFKMSKEEIIAVIDPIKFVGRAPSQVVDFIAEYVNPILEANKDAIGVETAINV encoded by the coding sequence ATGAGAAATACTTATAATACACCATTAAATAGTAGATACGCATCAAAAGAAATGAGTTTTTTATTCTCAGATGATATGAAATTTAAAACTTGGAGAAAGCTTTGGGTAGCATTAGCTGAAGGTGAAAAATTATTAGGACTTAATATAACGCAGGATCAAATTGATGAGCTTAAAGCCAATGTTGATAATGTAAATTATGAAGTTGCTGAGGAAAAAGAAAAAGAAATAAGACATGATGTAATGAGCCATGTATATGCATACGGCGTACAATGTCCAACTGCAAAGGGAATAATCCATTTAGGAGCTACTAGCTGTTATGTGGGTGATAACACGGACCTTATCATCATGAAAAAGGCTTTATTATTAATTAAGAAGAAATTAGTTAATGTAATTAGTAAATCTTCAACATTTGCATTAAAATATAAAGATATTCCTACTTTAGGTTACACGCATTTACAACCAGCACAATTAACTACTGTAGGTAAAAGAGCAACACTATGGATTCAAGATTTAGTAATGGATCTAGAAAATTTGGACTTCGTAATTGATAATATTAAGTTACTTGGAGTAAAGGGGACTACCGGAACTCAAGCTAGCTTTATGAACTTATTTGAAAATGATGAGAAGAAGGTTAAAGACTTAGATAAATATGTAGCAAATAAAATGGGATTTGTTGATACATATCCAGTTACTGGTCAAACTTATTCTAGAAAAGTAGATTCTATAATACTAAATACACTTTCAGAAATAGCTCAAAGTGCTTATAAATTTAGTAATGATTTAAGAATACTTCAAAGTATGAAAGAAGTAGAGGAACCATTTGAAAAAAAACAAATTGGATCTTCTGCAATGGCATACAAAAGGAATCCTATGCGTTCTGAGCGAATTAGTTCTTTAGCTAGGTATATTATAGTAGATTCATTAAATCCTGCTATAACAGCCGCAACACAATGGTTTGAGAGAACACTAGATGATTCAGCTAATAAGAGAATATCTGTGGCTGAAGCTTTCCTTGCACTTGATGGAGTTTTAAATCTATATATGAATATAGCAGGGAACATGGTTGTATATGAAAAGGTAATTACTTCTCATGTAAACCACGAGCTACCATTTATGGCTACAGAAAATATCCTTATGGAAGCAGTTAAAAAGGGCGGAGACAGACAAGATCTTCATGAACACATTAGAGTTCATTCTATGGATGCAGCTAAACGTGTTAAAGAAGAAGGTCTAAATAATGATCTTATAGAGAGAATTATAAATGATCCAATCTTTAAGATGTCAAAAGAAGAGATTATAGCTGTAATTGATCCAATTAAATTTGTTGGAAGAGCTCCAAGTCAAGTAGTAGACTTTATAGCTGAATATGTAAATCCAATACTCGAAGCTAATAAAGATGCAATTGGCGTTGAAACAGCTATAAACGTATAA
- a CDS encoding ABC transporter ATP-binding protein, translating to MKLILKYIRKYKLLLVLNIISIFGFALVELGIPTIMARVIDIGIANKDIAYIRHMGIVIVVISIVGSMGSILLGYCSSKISTSMIRDIRNAIFRKSQEFSHSEYDKFGISSMITRTTNDVFQLQQFTNTLLRTALLTPVMFIVSLVMILRTSIQLSAVLAITVPFIVGGVVIIAKKSYPISEKQQKKLDGLNRISRENLTGTRVIRAFGNDDHENQRFEKINNDYASVSKKLYKLMAIPQPAFFILLNFAVLVIFWVSSKMINLGTLQVGQLVAFIEYLFHAMFSIILFSMVFIMYPKAQISANRIQEILDEEPIIKNPINGIKDTDIKGIVEFNNVTFTYPDGEIPVLRDISFTAVKGETVAFIGSTGSGKSTLINLIPRFYDVTNGSIKIDGVDVRDYDLKALRGKMGFIPQKTLLFAGSIGTNIKFGKNDADKEEVEHSAKVAQAYDFINSKPKKFEELISESGSNVSGGQKQRLSIARALVRKPEIYIFDDSFSALDFKTDAMLRKRLKDETRDSIVLIVAQRMGSILDANKIIVLNEGEIVGIGTHKELLKTCEIYHEIASSQLTKEELEQ from the coding sequence ATGAAACTAATATTAAAATACATAAGAAAATATAAACTACTTCTAGTGCTTAATATAATATCAATTTTTGGATTTGCATTAGTCGAATTAGGCATTCCAACAATAATGGCTAGAGTTATTGACATAGGGATAGCTAATAAGGATATAGCATATATAAGGCATATGGGGATTGTAATTGTGGTAATATCTATAGTTGGGTCTATGGGTTCAATATTATTAGGGTATTGTTCTTCAAAAATTTCTACTAGTATGATTAGAGATATAAGAAATGCTATTTTTAGAAAATCTCAGGAATTTTCACATAGTGAATATGATAAGTTTGGAATATCATCAATGATAACTCGAACAACCAATGATGTTTTTCAATTGCAACAATTTACAAATACTCTGTTAAGAACAGCATTACTTACACCGGTTATGTTTATTGTAAGTTTAGTGATGATTCTTAGAACAAGCATACAGTTATCCGCAGTATTAGCAATAACTGTACCATTCATAGTTGGTGGAGTAGTTATTATAGCTAAAAAATCTTATCCAATTTCAGAAAAACAACAGAAAAAATTAGATGGATTAAATAGAATTTCAAGAGAAAATTTAACTGGAACTAGAGTAATCAGGGCGTTTGGGAACGATGATCATGAAAACCAAAGATTTGAAAAGATAAATAATGATTATGCCAGTGTATCTAAAAAGTTATATAAGCTTATGGCAATTCCTCAACCAGCTTTCTTTATCTTGTTGAATTTCGCTGTGCTAGTTATTTTTTGGGTTTCTAGCAAAATGATAAATTTAGGAACATTGCAAGTTGGACAATTGGTAGCATTTATAGAATATTTGTTCCATGCAATGTTCTCTATTATTCTTTTTTCAATGGTGTTTATCATGTATCCCAAAGCACAAATTTCAGCCAATAGAATTCAAGAGATATTAGATGAAGAACCTATTATTAAAAATCCTATAAATGGTATTAAAGATACAGATATTAAGGGTATTGTAGAATTTAATAATGTTACCTTTACGTATCCAGATGGAGAAATCCCAGTATTAAGAGATATATCCTTTACAGCAGTAAAAGGAGAAACAGTAGCATTTATAGGAAGTACAGGCAGTGGTAAAAGTACGTTAATTAATTTAATTCCAAGATTTTATGATGTTACAAACGGTAGCATAAAAATAGATGGAGTAGATGTGAGAGATTATGATTTAAAGGCATTACGTGGAAAAATGGGATTTATACCTCAAAAGACATTGCTGTTTGCTGGCAGTATAGGCACTAACATTAAATTTGGCAAAAATGATGCAGATAAAGAAGAAGTTGAACATTCTGCAAAGGTAGCTCAGGCTTATGATTTTATTAATAGTAAACCTAAAAAATTTGAGGAACTAATAAGTGAAAGCGGATCTAATGTGTCGGGAGGTCAAAAGCAAAGGTTGTCTATTGCAAGAGCATTAGTTAGAAAACCTGAAATTTATATTTTTGATGATAGTTTTTCCGCCCTAGATTTTAAAACAGATGCAATGCTTAGAAAAAGATTAAAGGACGAAACTAGAGATTCCATAGTTTTAATAGTTGCACAGAGGATGGGATCTATACTTGATGCTAATAAAATAATAGTATTAAATGAAGGAGAAATAGTAGGAATAGGAACTCATAAAGAATTACTAAAAACCTGCGAAATCTACCATGAAATTGCATCATCTCAACTTACAAAGGAGGAACTGGAACAATGA
- a CDS encoding TetR/AcrR family transcriptional regulator: MSRIIENPEQLILSKAKEILYNEGYRKFSMRNLSAKCGIALGTIYNYYSTKEKLIIEMMTDYWKENFYVLEDILNSNDTLYIKLNEIFNKLSIFIKTFKEVWLKPELYENPDCIKKSLEKQNIYIEKLVIMIEKILLKEEENNKIKLRLDSYETAKFILMNYITMVQMPLFKYSSFEMILKELL; this comes from the coding sequence TTGTCAAGGATAATTGAAAATCCAGAGCAGCTTATATTAAGTAAAGCAAAAGAAATTCTATACAATGAGGGATACAGGAAATTTAGTATGAGAAATTTGTCCGCCAAATGTGGTATTGCACTTGGTACTATATATAATTATTATTCAACTAAAGAGAAACTTATTATTGAAATGATGACTGATTATTGGAAAGAAAACTTCTATGTACTTGAAGATATATTGAATTCGAATGATACATTATATATTAAGTTAAATGAAATATTTAATAAACTAAGCATTTTTATTAAAACTTTTAAAGAGGTATGGCTTAAACCGGAACTTTACGAAAATCCTGACTGCATTAAAAAAAGCTTAGAAAAACAAAATATTTATATAGAAAAATTAGTAATTATGATAGAAAAAATTTTATTAAAAGAAGAAGAAAATAATAAAATTAAGCTTAGATTAGATTCTTATGAAACAGCTAAATTTATATTAATGAACTATATTACAATGGTTCAGATGCCTCTCTTTAAGTATTCATCCTTTGAAATGATTCTTAAAGAATTACTTTAA
- a CDS encoding HsmA family protein: MLICAIISITLALVFYTIGVWSEKKQGELKKWHLLIFYLGLVFDTLGTTLMSKIVNEGFQINFHGITGLLAILLMLLHALWATIVLIKNDEKAKINFHKFSIIVWIIWLIPFISGAIFGVSH; this comes from the coding sequence ATGTTAATTTGTGCAATTATTTCTATTACACTAGCACTTGTATTTTATACAATCGGTGTATGGAGTGAAAAAAAGCAAGGTGAATTAAAAAAATGGCATTTGTTGATTTTTTACTTAGGGCTAGTATTTGATACTTTAGGAACAACACTTATGAGTAAAATTGTTAATGAGGGTTTTCAAATTAACTTCCACGGTATAACAGGTTTATTAGCAATACTTTTAATGCTTTTACATGCTCTTTGGGCAACAATTGTTTTAATTAAGAATGATGAAAAAGCTAAGATTAATTTCCATAAATTTAGTATTATTGTATGGATTATTTGGCTAATACCTTTTATTTCAGGCGCAATTTTTGGCGTTTCTCACTAA
- a CDS encoding recombinase family protein, with translation MNIAYTRVSSNQQSDDRQFSELKTYNIEKWFNEKSTTVEIRPQLTAMIDFIRPGDTIYVLDFSRLARSTNELLDIGEQLESKRINLRCVNENLDTSTAAGKLMFTMIESIIEFQKATLLERQKKGIAVAKANGKYKGRKKINYPLNWEEIYNKYKDRELTGTSAMELLKLKRNTFYKLVDEYKKKK, from the coding sequence ATGAACATTGCTTATACCAGGGTAAGTTCAAATCAGCAAAGTGACGACAGACAATTTTCAGAGCTTAAAACTTACAACATAGAAAAATGGTTCAATGAAAAATCAACTACAGTCGAAATACGCCCGCAATTAACTGCAATGATTGACTTTATAAGGCCCGGAGATACAATTTACGTATTGGATTTTAGTAGACTCGCCAGGTCAACTAATGAACTACTTGACATAGGTGAACAGTTAGAAAGTAAAAGAATTAATTTAAGATGTGTTAATGAAAATTTAGATACAAGTACTGCAGCAGGTAAACTTATGTTTACTATGATTGAATCAATTATCGAGTTTCAAAAGGCTACTTTATTAGAACGTCAAAAAAAAGGTATTGCCGTTGCAAAGGCAAATGGAAAATATAAAGGTCGGAAAAAAATAAATTATCCATTGAATTGGGAAGAGATTTATAATAAGTATAAGGATAGAGAATTAACAGGGACTAGCGCAATGGAGTTATTGAAACTTAAAAGAAATACTTTCTATAAACTGGTTGATGAATATAAAAAGAAAAAATGA
- a CDS encoding MerR family transcriptional regulator: MNEKFNKYFTTGDFAKLCNVKKQTLFHYDDIGIFSPEIRDDNGYRYYSQQQFDLFDVITNLKEINMPLKEIKSYLDNRSPNALVKLFKNKMLDIDIEIENLKRIRKLMETKISITEYACMIDYSKIHLEFFDEEYLLLSNSIENVSDNEYFKTLSEHMNYCTLNHINSGYSSCIMISKDNILKGVAKNYSYLYTKLNSKNDVPFTFTKPKGIYCVAYHKGDYNNIDKTYNKILQFLKTSNFDIKKYSYEEFLLDEITVKGYDNYLTQISVEVESLKKGENSINI, translated from the coding sequence ATGAATGAAAAGTTTAATAAATATTTTACTACTGGAGATTTTGCAAAGTTATGTAATGTAAAGAAACAAACTCTTTTCCATTACGATGATATAGGCATTTTTTCACCAGAAATAAGAGATGATAATGGATATAGATATTATTCTCAACAACAATTTGATCTTTTTGATGTCATTACTAATTTAAAAGAAATAAATATGCCTTTGAAGGAGATTAAATCTTATCTGGACAATAGGAGTCCAAATGCATTAGTTAAGTTATTTAAAAATAAAATGCTAGATATTGATATTGAGATAGAAAACCTAAAAAGAATACGTAAACTCATGGAAACAAAAATTTCCATAACAGAATATGCGTGTATGATAGATTATTCTAAAATTCATTTAGAATTTTTTGATGAGGAGTATCTTCTTCTAAGCAATTCAATAGAAAATGTGAGCGATAATGAATATTTTAAAACACTGTCCGAGCATATGAACTATTGCACTTTAAACCATATTAACTCTGGATATTCTAGTTGCATCATGATCAGTAAGGATAATATATTAAAGGGAGTAGCTAAAAATTATTCGTATTTATATACAAAGTTAAATTCTAAAAATGATGTTCCTTTTACTTTTACTAAACCAAAGGGTATCTATTGCGTGGCGTATCATAAAGGGGACTATAACAATATCGACAAAACCTATAATAAAATACTTCAATTTTTAAAAACCTCTAATTTTGATATAAAGAAATATTCCTATGAAGAATTTCTTTTAGATGAAATAACCGTAAAAGGCTACGACAATTATTTAACTCAAATTTCAGTTGAAGTTGAAAGCTTAAAAAAAGGGGAGAACAGTATAAATATTTGA
- a CDS encoding GNAT family N-acetyltransferase: MAGIDSLNDKSTRMHEKLIFKYSGTINKAGYKFEKWLNLVFYQLELKGHNNPIES, translated from the coding sequence GTGGCTGGAATTGATAGTTTAAATGATAAAAGTACCAGAATGCATGAAAAGTTAATTTTCAAGTATTCTGGTACTATAAATAAGGCTGGCTATAAATTTGAAAAGTGGCTTAATCTTGTTTTTTATCAATTGGAGCTTAAAGGCCATAATAATCCTATAGAAAGTTAA
- a CDS encoding sn-glycerol-1-phosphate dehydrogenase encodes MIDLETLSIEEMTGLNYMCSCGKNHSVGIETIKVGSGVISQLPIVIKRYEGKKVFIIEDIHTYDVAGKKVEDLLKNKFKVSKYIFKEEHLHPNELSFGKLILEIPKDTSIIIAVGSGTINDISRFLSYKIGIPYVIVGTAPSMDGYASVVSPLIHDGVKVTYDAAYPLAIVCDIDIMRRAPMQMLQAGLGDILGKYTALADWHVANILNGEYFCPEVEKLVLSTLKKCEQASGGVTSRDSKTVENITEALILSGIAIGMVGASRPASGGEHYMSHCFEMMFMNSGNNTNWLHGNTVGVGVGIVAYAYKYAKDIDLNEILKNGDYLHLDKNEWMQNITDVFTISATNIIEFKQDNINFNESEREVTMQKIVSKWNAIKNICDVFVPEPEQIIKTLKKAGAVWNPNDLGFDKEIFRKSFIAAKDMRNRYGILQLLEDIGKLDDAAEYITNIYYK; translated from the coding sequence ATGATAGATTTAGAAACTCTAAGTATAGAGGAAATGACTGGTCTTAATTACATGTGCTCATGTGGCAAAAATCATAGTGTAGGGATAGAAACTATAAAGGTTGGAAGTGGTGTTATAAGTCAGTTACCAATCGTAATCAAACGTTATGAAGGCAAGAAAGTCTTTATTATAGAAGATATTCATACTTATGATGTTGCAGGTAAAAAAGTAGAAGATTTATTAAAAAACAAGTTTAAAGTAAGTAAATATATATTTAAGGAAGAACACTTACATCCTAATGAATTATCTTTTGGTAAATTGATACTAGAAATTCCAAAAGATACGTCAATTATAATTGCAGTAGGATCTGGCACTATTAATGATATTTCAAGGTTCCTTAGTTATAAGATTGGTATTCCATATGTAATTGTAGGGACAGCACCATCAATGGATGGTTATGCCTCAGTAGTTTCTCCACTTATCCATGATGGTGTAAAAGTTACTTATGATGCAGCCTATCCACTCGCAATTGTTTGTGATATTGATATTATGAGGAGAGCTCCTATGCAGATGCTTCAGGCAGGCCTTGGAGATATCTTAGGTAAATATACAGCCTTAGCCGATTGGCATGTCGCAAACATTTTAAATGGTGAATATTTCTGTCCTGAGGTTGAAAAACTAGTCCTTAGTACTTTGAAAAAGTGTGAGCAGGCTTCAGGCGGAGTTACAAGCAGAGATTCTAAAACTGTAGAAAATATAACTGAAGCATTAATTTTATCCGGGATTGCTATTGGCATGGTTGGAGCTTCAAGACCGGCCTCTGGTGGAGAACATTATATGTCACATTGTTTTGAGATGATGTTTATGAATAGTGGGAATAATACAAACTGGCTTCACGGTAATACTGTAGGTGTTGGTGTTGGAATTGTAGCTTATGCATATAAATATGCAAAAGATATAGATCTTAATGAAATACTTAAAAATGGTGACTATTTACACCTCGATAAAAACGAGTGGATGCAAAATATAACAGATGTATTTACTATAAGTGCAACAAATATTATTGAATTTAAGCAAGATAATATTAATTTTAATGAGAGTGAAAGAGAAGTTACTATGCAAAAGATAGTGTCTAAGTGGAATGCTATAAAAAACATTTGTGATGTATTTGTACCAGAACCTGAGCAAATAATTAAAACTTTGAAAAAAGCAGGTGCAGTGTGGAATCCTAACGACTTGGGTTTTGATAAAGAAATATTTAGGAAAAGCTTTATTGCTGCAAAAGATATGCGTAATAGATATGGTATTCTTCAACTTCTTGAAGATATAGGAAAGCTTGATGATGCTGCAGAATATATAACAAATATTTATTATAAATAA